ACAATGACGAGGCTGAAAACAAAAGCTTAACAAACTAACTTGCTAAAGCTTGAAGGGGGAACTAAATCCTTTCACAACACCCAACATTCACCTTTCGAACTCAATAGAGTTGCCGCGTCGCTTTGATGGAATTAACTTCAACTTGGAATGGTCAGTCACGTACATTTAACGTATAGATGGATGAAATTGACCGGGAGGGATTGCAAGTGCTAGCTCAACTGACAAACACCGAAAAGACTGGTGACTAACAAATAGTGGTTGCTTAATTGTGACTGTAAACAACATGACTGTACAATTCCAATCAATAGCACATTCCTTCTTCTCTTTGTAACATCACTAACATGCATGCCTTCACTGCAAAATTTCATTGTATGTGGTTGCCTTTCATTATGTTCCTCATAAATGATGGTCCATCTTCGACTTTATTTCTTTAATTACGAAAACTACATGTAACCAACAATAAGATCAAGATTCACCAGAAATGTTGTTGGCTAGGTTGCCTTCATAAATGACAATGTATATACGGTACAGATTTGTAAGTCCTAACCTAACCATGCACGAAATTAAATACATGCAATACAATATCAACATATATAGGATAGAGACCAAAGAGGCCTAAAATATTAAGCAAACACAGTCCATGAGTCCCTGTAAACTTCAAAATGGACCAGAGGAAAGGCCGAAGGTTGATACTCTTCCCATATCCCTTGCAAGGCCATATAAACCCTATGATTGAGCTGGCCAACATTCTACACTTCAAAGGCTTCTCCATAATAATCATCCATACCAACTTCAACTCTCTCAAGCCTTCAACCCATCCAAACTTCACCTTCCACTCAATCTCAGATGACTTATCTGAAAGCGAGGCTGCTGAAGAGGATGGTCTCCTTGTTCTTTCTTATCTCAACGCAAAGTGCCGTGAACCTTTCCGGGAATGCTTGGCCACCTTGTTGTCTAGTGTAACAGAGGAAGCTGTTGCTTGCTTGATCTGTGACCCACTCTTTGACTTCACTCAGTCAGTTGTTGAGAGTCTTAAGCTCCCAAGGATTCTGCTCAGGACCAGTGGCGCTTCTTCCACTGCTGTCTATTCTGCATTTCCATTCCTGCGGGAAAAGGGTTACATTCCAAAGCAAGGTACATATAGGTTTCAAGTTTCTTGCTAAAAGGGCAAAATGTAGATTGAAAATCTTTCCATTATATTGCTTGAGCTTGTTTATTGCTACTTAGGAATCCTTACAGTTTCCTGATTTCTATTTTTGACCCTAGACTCTCGACTGGAAGAGACGGTGACAGAGCTTTCCCCTGTCAAAGTTAAAGATCTTCCGATGATCCACAGTTCCGACCCAGAGAGATTTTTTAAAGTAGTACGCGCCTTTACATCTGAAACCAAGGACTCATATGGGTATATCTTCAACACTTTTGAAGACCTTGAACAAGATGCACTGGCCACAATTCGCAAGGAATTTCACATTCCAATTTTCCCAATAGGTCCATTTCACAAGTGTGCCCCAGCAACCATTTCTACAAATAGCTTACTATTACAAGACCGGAGCTGCATTTCATGGTTAAACACTCAAGCACCAAAATCTGTTATCTATGTTAGTTTCGGAAGCATTGCTGCAATAAACGAAGCTCAACTTTTGGAGATAGCCTGGGGACTAGCCAATAGCAAGCAATCCTTTTTGTGGGTGATTCGACCCGGGTTAGTTCAGGGTTCGGAATGGCTAGAACCACTGCCTAGTGGTTTTCTTGAGAGCTTGAATGGAATGGGACACATTGTGAAATGGGCACCGCAAAAAGAGGTGCTTGCCCATCAAGCTGTTGGAGTATTTTGGACTCACAGTGGTTGGAATTCTACATTGGAGAGCATCTGCGAGGGAGTCCCTATGATTTGTATTCCATTTTTTGCTGATCAAATGGTGAATGCAAGATACGTAAGCGATGTTTGGAAAATAGGATTGCAGCTAGAGGTTGGTatcaagagagaagaaattgaaagagCAATTAGAAGACTTATGATGGACAAAGAAGGGGAAGAGATAAGAGATAGAGTGGCAAAGCTAAAGGATGAGGCAAATCTTTGCCTGGGACAAGGCGGCTCTTCATACCATTCTTTGAATGACTTGGTTAATCACATTTTATCATTAGAACGATTTGAATAAAACTTGATTGGAAGCCAGTGATTGATTAGAAATGTGTATGTGGGATATCATTTACAGAATAAAATATAAATGTCATCTTATGCACTACTTAAAGTGTTATAGACTAAACGTAATTAAAAGCTTTAGAAAATATTAGAAGGAAAGTGAAGCAAGTaagtattttgatcaaataatgAGTTCATGACAATGCAAAAAATCGATACAAGTAATATGAACAATACAATCAGGAGCTACTAAAGTATCTACTGAGTAGTGattgattaataaaataaaggaagaattccacaaatggtcactcaactatgactcattcgacactttggtcactactAAAGTATCTACTGAGTAGTGATTGATTtataaaataaaggaagaattccacaaatggtcactcaactatgactcattcgacactttggtcactactAAAGTATCTACTGAGTAGTGATTGATTTATAAACTAAAGAGACATTCTGCTTATTCTTTACttttgggtttagggttgaaTAGAGTAAATTGAGAAAAGCATGTACAACAACTGTACTTTTTGTTAATGTATTACCTGTTGTTGCTGTTTAGGGATGTTGAAAAGTACCTAAACTTTGAGAAGTTATAACTAGAGAAAGACCTGCAATACATAAGTTTAATGATTATTCAATGTCTTTGTATTTGAAGCAAGTGAAGCTTGCAAAAATCCAAAAAGCAAATTACTTTGTTAACTGGGGACAACAATAGAGAATGAATCATAGtagctaaatttttttctttttcgatatAATTAGGATAGACAAGTCTGGTTTATTACTTTTTTTCACAACCGCCATATAACTTTTGGTTTCTGGTTTCTCTTCCTTTTACCAAGACCTGTTTTCATGTATTTATGTGCAGCTACAACGTATAAGTAATTCTACTGACGGAGTCTTCTAGGTCAGTTGCTTTCTTAGTtgattaacaaataataattctAATATACAATGTTATCTATAGGCTGTATAGTGGGACCGAACTTCATAATAAATACATACATGTAAAGAAGGAAACAACATTGAAGCAATTTAGACTCCAGGAGGAAAGGAGACTCAAACCAGAGCCAAGCAACTACATTTGCTCAAATTTTAATGGAGCAAATTAAGAAAGGCCAGAGGTTGATATTCTTCCCATTACCGTTTCAAGGCCATATAAACCCTATGCTCGAGCTAGCTAACGTTCTATACTTCAGAGGCTTCTCCATAACCATCATCCACACCAACTTCaactc
This portion of the Rosa chinensis cultivar Old Blush chromosome 1, RchiOBHm-V2, whole genome shotgun sequence genome encodes:
- the LOC112182876 gene encoding UDP-glycosyltransferase 76F1-like — its product is MDQRKGRRLILFPYPLQGHINPMIELANILHFKGFSIIIIHTNFNSLKPSTHPNFTFHSISDDLSESEAAEEDGLLVLSYLNAKCREPFRECLATLLSSVTEEAVACLICDPLFDFTQSVVESLKLPRILLRTSGASSTAVYSAFPFLREKGYIPKQDSRLEETVTELSPVKVKDLPMIHSSDPERFFKVVRAFTSETKDSYGYIFNTFEDLEQDALATIRKEFHIPIFPIGPFHKCAPATISTNSLLLQDRSCISWLNTQAPKSVIYVSFGSIAAINEAQLLEIAWGLANSKQSFLWVIRPGLVQGSEWLEPLPSGFLESLNGMGHIVKWAPQKEVLAHQAVGVFWTHSGWNSTLESICEGVPMICIPFFADQMVNARYVSDVWKIGLQLEVGIKREEIERAIRRLMMDKEGEEIRDRVAKLKDEANLCLGQGGSSYHSLNDLVNHILSLERFE